One Idiomarina loihiensis L2TR genomic window carries:
- the mrdA gene encoding penicillin-binding protein 2 produces MRHRTHIRDHDSEAAVFGRRVLVAMVIVVAAFIALASNMYHLQVSEHNELQTRSNDNRIKLLPLAPNRGLIYDRNGVLLAENTPIYSLDVTPEEIDNLEQTLSQLQQLLDFPDSTIERFYRNLKNQRRFNNVPLLDELNEKQLAVFAAHQHKYPGISIEARLIRNYPHKELLTHAVGYVAKINPRDVESLRESGELPNYAASRTIGKLGIEKYYEKDLHGEVGYQSVEVNNRGRAVRTLSIEAPKPGQDIVLELDLELQRKAAELLGEQRGSIILMDATTGGILAMVSTPSYDPNWFVNGISVKQYQSLLNSTQSPLLNRVTQGAYPPASTIKPQIGLLGLEEGTIDEDTRIWDPGWFEIKGVDRRYRDWLAWGHGWVDVERAITESCDTFYYDLALKLGVDKISSFMAEFGFGERTGIDIHEEVSALMPSRGWKRARFGQPWYAGETLSVGIGQSYWTATPMQLAVATAMVANKGEHLIPRLLRGKIQDGVFEEALIAHREKLTLSDSSNWEVITKGMRNVNMSPKGTAHRAFKDAPYSSAGKTGTAQVRSLGQEEEYNAEDIAERYRDNAMYVGYAPAEDPEVVVVVAIENSLGGGGSVAAPVARKILDVWHTRFNNGKKQQEETNADN; encoded by the coding sequence ATGCGTCACCGCACCCACATACGTGATCATGACTCCGAAGCGGCCGTTTTTGGGCGACGTGTACTCGTTGCTATGGTGATTGTTGTAGCTGCTTTTATAGCTCTTGCGTCAAACATGTATCACCTACAGGTGAGTGAACATAACGAGCTTCAGACGCGCTCTAACGATAACCGGATCAAATTACTCCCTCTGGCGCCGAATCGGGGCTTAATTTACGACCGCAACGGTGTTTTATTAGCTGAAAACACACCAATTTACAGTCTGGATGTTACCCCGGAAGAAATCGATAATCTTGAGCAGACCCTAAGTCAACTTCAGCAGTTACTCGACTTTCCTGACAGCACTATTGAGCGCTTCTACCGGAATCTAAAAAATCAGCGGCGTTTTAATAATGTGCCCTTGCTCGATGAATTGAATGAAAAACAGCTGGCAGTTTTTGCGGCGCATCAACATAAGTACCCAGGCATAAGCATCGAAGCTCGTTTGATACGAAACTACCCTCACAAAGAGTTATTAACACACGCAGTTGGCTATGTTGCCAAGATCAACCCAAGAGACGTCGAGAGCCTGCGTGAAAGTGGCGAACTACCTAATTACGCCGCCAGCAGGACGATAGGAAAGCTCGGTATAGAAAAATACTACGAGAAAGATCTCCATGGCGAAGTCGGCTATCAGAGTGTTGAGGTAAATAACCGAGGGCGTGCAGTCAGAACATTGAGTATTGAAGCACCTAAGCCGGGTCAGGACATCGTTCTGGAGCTGGATCTTGAATTACAGAGAAAAGCTGCGGAGTTACTAGGTGAGCAACGCGGCTCTATTATATTAATGGATGCCACCACCGGTGGGATACTGGCTATGGTCAGCACGCCCAGCTACGATCCAAATTGGTTCGTCAATGGCATTTCGGTTAAGCAGTATCAATCGTTGTTGAATTCGACTCAGAGTCCGTTGCTTAACCGCGTAACTCAAGGGGCTTATCCCCCGGCATCAACCATCAAACCTCAAATCGGTTTGCTCGGATTAGAAGAAGGCACCATTGACGAAGATACTCGCATATGGGACCCCGGCTGGTTTGAAATAAAAGGCGTGGACCGACGCTACCGCGACTGGCTGGCCTGGGGACACGGCTGGGTCGATGTAGAAAGAGCCATTACTGAAAGCTGTGATACATTTTATTACGATTTAGCCCTTAAGCTCGGCGTCGATAAGATATCCAGTTTTATGGCTGAGTTTGGTTTTGGCGAAAGAACAGGCATCGATATTCACGAAGAAGTCTCTGCATTAATGCCATCTCGTGGTTGGAAAAGAGCGCGTTTCGGTCAGCCCTGGTATGCGGGCGAAACTCTTTCTGTCGGTATTGGTCAGAGTTACTGGACGGCAACACCTATGCAACTAGCCGTTGCAACGGCCATGGTTGCAAATAAAGGCGAGCACCTTATTCCCAGGCTGCTTCGCGGTAAAATACAAGACGGTGTATTTGAAGAAGCTTTAATCGCCCACCGGGAAAAATTGACCTTATCCGATAGCAGCAACTGGGAAGTTATCACTAAAGGGATGCGTAACGTCAACATGTCACCCAAAGGTACAGCGCATAGGGCGTTTAAAGACGCGCCCTACTCGTCGGCAGGCAAAACCGGAACAGCTCAGGTCAGAAGCCTCGGACAGGAAGAGGAATATAATGCAGAAGATATCGCCGAGCGCTATCGCGATAATGCGATGTACGTGGGTTACGCTCCGGCAGAGGATCCTGAAGTTGTTGTTGTGGTAGCAATAGAAAACTCTCTTGGGGGCGGCGGAAGTGTCGCCGCACCGGTAGCAAGAAAAATATTAGACGTCTGGCACACCCGATTTAACAATGGCAAAAAACAGCAGGAAGAAACAAATGCTGACAACTGA
- the rodA gene encoding rod shape-determining protein RodA, with translation MLTTEERQRSPLLKKLHIDGPLLIPLVLLSVLSLFVIYSAAGQDLEVVERQSIRIGLSFVVLFVVAQIPPRALSRFAVPAFGAGVLLLVAVLVFGEMGKGAQRWLDIGPLTIQPSEIMKLAMPLMLAWYMNQHPIPPSIYRLFGALVLVIIPTLLIARQPDLGTSLLVACAGLFVIFLAGLSWKLVTAAAISTAAFTPVLWFYLMHDYQRQRVLTFLNPERDPLGSGYHIIQSKIAIGSGGIDGKGWLQGTQSQLEFLPERHTDFIFSVFSEEFGLTGVILLLALYGFIILRGLIIALQTQDIFCKLLAGSLTLTFFVYVFVNIGMVSGLLPVVGVPLPLISYGGTSMVTLMAGFGMLMSIATHHRLVMKNG, from the coding sequence ATGCTGACAACTGAAGAACGCCAAAGAAGTCCGCTACTGAAAAAACTGCATATTGATGGGCCACTGCTGATTCCTTTGGTCCTGCTCTCAGTTCTTAGTCTATTTGTTATTTACAGCGCTGCCGGGCAGGATCTGGAGGTCGTAGAAAGGCAGTCGATACGTATTGGGTTATCGTTTGTTGTACTTTTTGTGGTTGCACAAATTCCACCACGTGCCCTGTCACGCTTTGCGGTGCCAGCCTTTGGTGCCGGGGTTCTGCTGCTAGTGGCCGTACTTGTTTTCGGTGAAATGGGGAAAGGCGCTCAACGGTGGCTGGATATAGGCCCTTTAACCATACAGCCGTCAGAAATAATGAAACTCGCCATGCCCCTTATGCTGGCCTGGTATATGAATCAACACCCTATTCCGCCCTCCATTTATCGATTGTTTGGCGCTTTAGTGCTGGTGATTATTCCAACCTTACTCATTGCCCGACAACCCGACTTAGGGACTTCTCTGCTGGTTGCCTGCGCTGGACTTTTCGTTATATTTTTGGCTGGACTAAGCTGGAAGTTAGTTACCGCCGCGGCTATTTCTACTGCGGCTTTTACCCCTGTGCTCTGGTTTTATCTTATGCACGACTACCAGCGCCAACGAGTGCTCACTTTTTTAAACCCCGAACGTGATCCTCTCGGTTCCGGCTACCACATTATTCAGTCAAAAATTGCCATCGGTTCAGGCGGCATTGATGGCAAAGGCTGGCTTCAGGGAACTCAGTCTCAACTGGAGTTTTTACCGGAGCGTCATACCGACTTTATTTTTTCTGTTTTTAGTGAGGAATTTGGCCTTACCGGAGTTATCCTTTTGCTTGCATTATATGGCTTCATTATTTTACGAGGCCTAATTATTGCTCTGCAAACCCAGGATATCTTTTGTAAGTTATTGGCCGGTTCATTAACACTCACCTTCTTTGTTTATGTCTTTGTAAATATTGGTATGGTTTCAGGACTATTGCCAGTGGTTGGGGTACCATTACCTTTAATCAGTTATGGTGGCACGTCGATGGTGACACTTATGGCCGGCTTCGGCATGCTCATGTCCATTGCGACCCATCATCGCTTAGTTATGAAAAATGGCTAA
- the mltB gene encoding lytic murein transglycosylase B — protein sequence MRTLLGLALLTATSSLPAYAQEQSPEIEKFIQQQVEQHKLDEEQVRQWLSTARKNDEVLEAIQRPWEAKPWYQYYPIFLTEKRLEAGVKFWKKHKETLERAEAEYGVPAQIIVAIIGVETFYGNYMGKYSVLDSLYTLGFHYPPRSSFFRSELSEFFQLASEEGWDVAEAKGSYAGAMGFGQFISSSYRHYAVDFDNDGQRDILTNPVDAIGSVANYFAEHKWQQGQPVAQPLGNEQDWKALVSDGMKPNTTRSEIKRKGYELPQHKAVNNGTEVRVFEFETENAHEYWLGYDNFYVITRYNHSPLYAMAVYQFSEQLKNEVQ from the coding sequence ATGCGCACCTTATTAGGATTAGCGTTGCTAACCGCAACAAGCAGCTTACCTGCATATGCTCAGGAGCAAAGCCCTGAGATTGAAAAGTTTATTCAACAGCAAGTTGAGCAGCACAAACTAGACGAAGAGCAAGTTCGCCAATGGCTCTCGACAGCTCGGAAAAACGACGAGGTTCTTGAAGCCATTCAGCGTCCATGGGAAGCCAAGCCCTGGTATCAATACTACCCAATTTTCTTAACTGAAAAACGCTTAGAAGCGGGCGTTAAGTTCTGGAAAAAACATAAAGAAACGCTGGAACGTGCAGAAGCTGAATACGGCGTACCTGCTCAAATCATAGTTGCAATCATTGGCGTCGAAACCTTTTATGGCAATTATATGGGGAAATATTCCGTTCTGGATTCACTCTACACTTTAGGCTTTCATTACCCTCCCCGTTCAAGTTTCTTCCGTTCCGAACTTAGCGAATTCTTTCAGTTAGCATCTGAAGAAGGTTGGGACGTAGCCGAAGCAAAAGGTTCCTACGCCGGTGCTATGGGTTTCGGTCAGTTTATTTCCTCCAGCTATCGGCATTACGCGGTGGACTTTGACAACGACGGACAAAGAGACATTTTGACGAATCCGGTCGATGCTATCGGCAGTGTGGCTAATTATTTTGCAGAACATAAATGGCAGCAAGGCCAACCTGTAGCACAGCCTCTTGGTAATGAACAAGACTGGAAAGCGTTAGTCAGCGACGGTATGAAACCCAATACCACGCGTTCCGAAATTAAGCGTAAAGGCTATGAACTTCCGCAGCATAAGGCGGTTAATAATGGTACCGAGGTCAGAGTATTTGAGTTTGAAACAGAAAACGCTCATGAATACTGGCTGGGATACGACAACTTCTATGTGATTACCCGGTATAACCACAGTCCACTTTACGCGATGGCTGTCTACCAGTTTAGCGAGCAACTGAAAAATGAAGTGCAGTAA
- a CDS encoding septal ring lytic transglycosylase RlpA family protein, which translates to MKCSNLSTLMLSVFLLSSCSSGPSGRYSQHEDSAPTRLPTESELRSAVPVHEPISPQGNRDYRVLGNNYEVMDSAVGYVEEGYASWYGNKFHGHLTSNGEYYDMYSMSAAHTRLPLPTYVKVTNLNNDRTVTVRVNDRGPFHPERIIDLSFAAAYKLGMLDSGTAPVRVEAINLKTPMRVEDQSAPGSQSNYHIQLVASSDINRLSQLKRNLPPKFQEIATTEKTDGLHKLMLGPVSEQKSYDLLEQIRSSGYPQAFRVKAAQSQTDTPDAVQQN; encoded by the coding sequence ATGAAGTGCAGTAATTTATCCACCTTAATGCTGAGCGTGTTTTTGCTCAGTAGTTGCTCCAGCGGTCCCTCCGGCCGATACTCTCAGCATGAAGACAGTGCTCCGACTCGTTTACCTACTGAGTCGGAGTTACGCAGTGCCGTTCCCGTACATGAGCCTATCAGTCCTCAGGGGAATCGGGACTATCGGGTCTTAGGCAATAATTATGAGGTAATGGACAGTGCGGTAGGGTATGTCGAGGAAGGTTATGCCTCCTGGTATGGAAATAAATTTCATGGGCATCTGACTTCGAATGGTGAATATTATGATATGTACAGTATGTCAGCGGCTCATACCCGGTTACCTCTGCCTACTTATGTAAAAGTCACTAACTTGAACAACGACCGTACCGTCACTGTTAGAGTAAATGATCGCGGGCCATTCCATCCTGAACGTATTATCGACTTGTCATTTGCGGCGGCTTATAAGTTGGGTATGTTGGATAGTGGTACAGCCCCGGTTAGAGTTGAAGCCATTAATTTAAAAACGCCAATGCGAGTCGAAGATCAGTCTGCCCCGGGAAGCCAATCGAATTATCATATTCAATTGGTGGCTTCATCAGATATTAACCGTTTATCGCAGTTAAAACGCAACCTGCCGCCCAAGTTCCAGGAAATTGCAACTACAGAGAAAACGGATGGTCTACATAAATTAATGCTGGGTCCGGTTTCAGAACAGAAAAGCTACGATTTACTCGAGCAAATACGATCTTCCGGATACCCTCAAGCTTTTCGCGTAAAGGCGGCGCAAAGTCAGACGGATACTCCTGACGCTGTGCAACAAAACTGA
- a CDS encoding D-alanyl-D-alanine carboxypeptidase family protein, translating to MKKICHLFTAVTLLFSSASFAAQSLVPDAPSVNAKAYILIDHTTGKVLAENNSRESLPPASLTKMMTSYIIGKEMLAGRISEKDIVTVSENAWAKNFPESSKMFIEVGKEVSVKELNRGIIISSGNDACVAMAEHIAGSEDAFAGLMNNYAEQIGMKDSHFANSHGLPDSEQYVSARDMATLASALINETPDEYKLYSEKSFTYNNIKQYNRNSLLWDRSLNVDGIKTGHTNEAGYSLVSSAVEDGTRLIAVVMGTNSEQARKVESKKLLNYGFRYFETVKAYSAGESFISQRIWGGDLDEVELGISEDVVITLPKGQRDKLKANFELDEQLQAPLSKGQHVGTVYLQLNGEDVASFPLVTLQAVEEGGFFKKMMDYIKQQFTEE from the coding sequence ATGAAAAAAATTTGTCACCTTTTTACTGCCGTAACCCTATTATTCAGCTCAGCAAGCTTCGCCGCTCAGTCATTAGTTCCCGATGCGCCGTCGGTTAATGCGAAAGCCTATATTCTTATCGATCACACTACTGGCAAAGTGTTAGCAGAAAATAATTCCCGTGAAAGCCTGCCCCCGGCCAGCCTGACCAAAATGATGACCAGCTATATTATTGGTAAAGAAATGCTAGCTGGCCGCATTAGCGAGAAGGATATTGTTACTGTAAGCGAAAATGCCTGGGCCAAAAACTTCCCTGAGTCATCCAAAATGTTTATCGAAGTTGGCAAAGAGGTCAGTGTTAAAGAGTTAAACCGTGGCATCATTATTTCCTCTGGTAACGACGCCTGTGTTGCAATGGCTGAACATATTGCGGGAAGCGAAGACGCTTTCGCTGGGTTAATGAATAATTATGCTGAACAAATAGGCATGAAGGACAGTCACTTTGCGAACAGTCACGGGCTGCCTGATTCTGAGCAATACGTCTCCGCCCGTGATATGGCCACGTTAGCAAGTGCTTTAATAAATGAGACTCCTGACGAATATAAACTCTACTCAGAAAAGTCTTTTACCTACAATAATATTAAGCAATACAATCGCAACTCATTGCTATGGGATCGGAGCTTGAACGTCGATGGCATTAAAACCGGCCATACTAATGAAGCGGGTTATAGCTTGGTTTCTTCCGCCGTTGAAGACGGAACCCGATTAATTGCTGTGGTTATGGGAACTAACAGTGAACAAGCGCGTAAAGTTGAAAGCAAAAAACTGCTTAACTACGGATTCCGTTATTTCGAAACCGTAAAAGCATATTCTGCCGGCGAAAGCTTCATTTCCCAACGTATTTGGGGTGGAGATTTAGATGAAGTCGAGCTGGGTATTAGTGAAGATGTCGTTATCACCTTACCTAAAGGTCAACGTGATAAATTAAAAGCTAACTTTGAGCTTGATGAGCAGCTACAGGCACCGCTTTCCAAAGGTCAGCATGTAGGCACAGTTTACCTTCAGCTAAATGGCGAAGATGTAGCTTCATTTCCGCTGGTAACCTTACAAGCTGTCGAAGAAGGTGGATTCTTCAAGAAGATGATGGACTATATAAAACAGCAGTTTACTGAAGAATAA
- the ybeD gene encoding DUF493 family protein YbeD, which produces MQKTRFDELVDFPCHFTFKVMGVASDSLPDQVVEVLQEHAPGDYSPSVKPSSKGNYHSISVAVRVESQQHIEILYRSLSDIEDVRYVL; this is translated from the coding sequence ATGCAAAAAACTCGTTTTGACGAACTGGTCGATTTCCCCTGTCACTTTACTTTTAAAGTGATGGGGGTTGCTAGTGACAGCCTTCCTGATCAGGTTGTGGAAGTTTTACAAGAGCATGCTCCGGGCGACTACAGTCCTTCCGTAAAGCCCAGCAGCAAAGGCAACTACCACTCAATTTCTGTTGCTGTGCGTGTCGAAAGCCAGCAGCATATCGAAATATTGTATCGTTCACTCTCAGATATCGAGGACGTTCGCTACGTTCTGTAG
- the lipB gene encoding lipoyl(octanoyl) transferase LipB gives MNDTLIIRELGRQPYEPVWHAMQEFTDQRDEHTADELWVVEHDPVFTQGQAGKAEHILAPGDIPVIQVDRGGQVTYHGPGQLVIYFLLNIRRLNYGVRQLVNHIENTVIETLSDYEIDAKARRDAPGVYVDTDKICSLGLRIRKGCSFHGLALNVNMDMEPFSRINPCGLSGIKMIQTKDLNGPDSFSEAADAVIKHFTSSLSYSNILQQTGLAQDYVKAS, from the coding sequence ATGAACGATACCCTAATTATCCGTGAATTGGGCAGGCAGCCATACGAACCCGTATGGCATGCTATGCAAGAATTCACTGACCAACGCGACGAACATACTGCCGACGAGCTGTGGGTGGTCGAGCACGATCCCGTATTCACTCAAGGACAGGCGGGAAAAGCTGAGCATATTCTCGCTCCGGGTGATATTCCGGTTATCCAGGTCGACAGAGGCGGACAGGTTACCTATCACGGTCCGGGTCAGCTCGTTATTTATTTCCTTCTTAATATCCGTCGTCTTAATTATGGTGTCCGTCAACTCGTTAACCACATTGAAAACACCGTCATTGAAACCCTTTCCGACTACGAAATTGATGCCAAAGCGCGTCGAGACGCTCCTGGAGTTTATGTCGATACAGATAAAATTTGCTCTCTGGGACTGCGTATTCGTAAAGGCTGTTCTTTCCACGGATTGGCCTTGAACGTCAATATGGATATGGAACCTTTTTCCCGAATAAACCCTTGTGGTCTTTCGGGCATAAAAATGATTCAAACTAAGGATCTCAATGGTCCTGATAGCTTTAGTGAAGCGGCTGATGCAGTGATAAAACACTTTACCAGCTCTCTTTCCTACAGCAACATTCTTCAACAAACGGGACTCGCTCAAGATTATGTCAAAGCCAGTTAG
- the lipA gene encoding lipoyl synthase — MSKPVRVEPGVKMRDADKMALIPVQIIPTERDQMLRKPSWLKVKLPSSTERIDEIKQAMRSHGLHSVCEEASCPNLPECFNHGTASFMILGDICTRRCPFCDVAHGRPLPPDPEEAEKLGKTIRDMKVKYVVITSVDRDDLRDGGAQHFADCIREIREHSENNIQVEVLVPDFRGRMQVAIDILKGEAPDVFNHNLETVPRLYKAARPGANYQWSLDLLQKYKEVRPDIRTKSGLMVGLGETKEEILEVMKDLRAHDVDMLTIGQYLQPSRHHIPVARYVHPDEFEELRVAGVEMGFSHIASGPLVRSSYHADLQAAGETVR, encoded by the coding sequence ATGTCAAAGCCAGTTAGAGTTGAACCTGGTGTCAAAATGCGTGACGCCGATAAAATGGCACTGATACCAGTACAAATTATTCCCACCGAACGCGATCAGATGTTGCGTAAGCCGTCGTGGCTGAAGGTGAAGTTACCTTCTTCAACTGAGCGTATTGATGAAATTAAGCAAGCAATGCGCAGCCATGGTTTGCACTCTGTTTGTGAGGAAGCATCCTGTCCAAATTTACCGGAATGTTTTAATCACGGTACAGCCAGTTTTATGATCCTGGGCGACATTTGTACACGTCGTTGCCCATTCTGTGACGTTGCTCACGGTCGCCCTCTTCCTCCCGATCCGGAAGAAGCTGAAAAGCTGGGCAAAACCATCCGCGACATGAAAGTGAAGTATGTCGTAATTACATCGGTTGACCGTGATGATTTACGCGACGGCGGTGCTCAGCACTTTGCGGACTGTATTCGTGAAATTCGTGAGCACAGTGAGAACAACATTCAGGTAGAAGTGCTGGTACCGGATTTTCGTGGTCGTATGCAGGTTGCGATCGATATTCTCAAAGGCGAGGCGCCTGACGTATTTAACCACAACCTTGAGACCGTGCCACGCCTGTATAAGGCAGCTCGTCCTGGTGCAAATTACCAGTGGTCTTTAGACTTGCTGCAAAAATACAAAGAAGTTCGGCCGGATATCCGGACTAAGTCGGGACTTATGGTCGGCCTTGGCGAAACCAAAGAAGAAATACTGGAAGTCATGAAAGATCTTCGTGCGCACGATGTCGACATGTTGACTATCGGACAGTATTTGCAGCCTAGCCGCCACCATATTCCGGTAGCACGCTACGTGCACCCCGACGAGTTTGAAGAGCTGCGTGTTGCTGGTGTTGAAATGGGCTTTAGCCACATTGCCAGTGGGCCACTCGTACGCTCGTCTTATCATGCTGATTTACAGGCAGCAGGCGAAACCGTACGTTAA
- a CDS encoding MAPEG family protein translates to MSLLLWCLLIAGVLPILAKAPVVYFQNRDNGYDNKHPRAQQQRLLGRGARAVAGHYNAYEAFPLFAAAVLAALATSQITDRIEFLSISFIVLRVLYHIAYLSNYDKLRSLIWFLATLCPVLILAQVAISV, encoded by the coding sequence GTGAGCCTTTTATTGTGGTGTTTACTCATTGCCGGAGTCTTGCCAATTTTGGCTAAGGCACCTGTGGTTTACTTTCAGAACCGCGATAACGGTTATGACAATAAACACCCCAGAGCTCAACAGCAACGGTTACTTGGGCGTGGAGCCCGGGCCGTTGCCGGTCACTATAATGCCTATGAAGCTTTCCCATTATTTGCCGCAGCAGTATTGGCAGCCCTAGCAACTTCTCAGATCACCGACCGAATTGAATTTTTAAGCATTTCTTTTATTGTACTTAGAGTGCTCTATCACATTGCTTATTTAAGCAACTATGACAAACTTCGTTCACTTATTTGGTTTCTGGCAACACTCTGCCCAGTGCTAATTCTGGCGCAAGTCGCTATTAGCGTCTAA